The following proteins are co-located in the Lepisosteus oculatus isolate fLepOcu1 chromosome 9, fLepOcu1.hap2, whole genome shotgun sequence genome:
- the fscn2b gene encoding fascin-2b, giving the protein MPTNGIHQALKLQFGLINHESRYLTAEAFGFKVNASAPSMKKKQIWTLEQDENDGSVVYLRSHLGRYLAADIDGKVSCGAEKPEPDCRFLIAAQSDGRWALQSEPHARYFGGSEDRLSCFAQAIGEPELWAVHLALHPQANLLSVSRKRYAHLSTQEDEISADSNIPWGVDSLLTLLYLDGKYCLKTCDSRFLNSDGKLVKEPGRSTSYTLEFKSGKLAFKDCEGKYLTPMGPTGTLRSGRSSKPGKDELFDLEESHPQVVLQAANGRFVSIRQGVSISANQDDETDQETFQMEVDKETKKCMFRTNGGTYWTLVSHGGVQSTATEIAANTMFDIEWRGRRVALRAGNGKYVCTKKNGQLAAVSDSVGEDEELLLKLINRPILILRGENGFVCHHKSSNTLDANRSVYDIFTLLFSDGAYQIKGSGGKFWYISSSGLVCSDGEVPEDFFFEFLEHGRVAIKGKNGKYLRGDQGGTLKADTDCVDSSSLWEY; this is encoded by the exons ATGCCGACCAACGGGATCCACCAAGCCCTGAAGCTGCAGTTCGGGCTGATCAATCACGAGAGCCGCTACCTCACGGCCGAGGCCTTCGGCTTCAAGGTGAACGCTTCGGCGCCCAGCATGAAGAAGAAGCAGATCTGGACCTTGGAGCAGGATGAGAACGACGGCTCCGTGGTGTACCTCCGGAGCCACCTGGGCCGCTACCTGGCCGCCGACATAGACGGGAAGGTGAGCTGCGGGGCGGAGAAGCCGGAGCCCGACTGCCGGTTTCTCATCGCCGCCCAGTCCGACGGGCGCTGGGCCCTGCAGTCCGAGCCCCACGCCCGCTACTTCGGGGGTTCGGAGGACCGCCTCTCTTGCTTCGCCCAGGCCATTGGCGAGCCCGAGCTGTGGGCCGTCCACCTGGCCCTGCACCCGCAGGCCAACCTGCTGAGCGTGAGCCGGAAGCGGTACGCCCACCTCTCCACCCAGGAGGACGAGATCTCCGCCGACAGCAACATCCCCTGGGGGGTGGACTCCCTGCTCACCCTCCTCTACCTGGACGGCAAGTACTGCCTCAAGACCTGCGACAGTCGCTTCCTCAACAGCGATGGCAAGCTGGTGAAGGAGCCCGGCCGCTCCACCAGCTACACCCTGGAGTTCAAGTCTGGGAAACTGGCGTTCAAGGACTGTGAGGGCAAGTATCTGACGCCCATGGGCCCCACGGGTACGCTGCGGTCGGGCCGCAGCTCCAAGCCCGGCAAGGACGAGCTCTTCGACCTGGAGGAGAGCCACCCCCAGGTGGTCTTGCAGGCCGCCAACGGCAGATTCGTCTCCATCCGGCAAG GTGTGagcatctcagccaatcaggatgACGAGACTGACCAGGAGACTTTCCAGATGGAGGTTGACAAGGAGACTAAGAAATGCATGTTCAGAACCAACGGGGGCACCTACTGGACACTGGTCTCTCATGGGGGCGTCCAGTCCACAGCAACCGAAAT AGCTGCCAACACCATGTTCGATATCGAGTGGCGGGGGCGCAGGGTGGCGCTCAGGGCCGGCAACGGCAAGTACGTCTGCACCAAGAAGAACGGCCAGCTGGCAGCGGTCAGCGACTCCGTGG GTGAGGATGAGGAGCTCCTGCTGAAGCTGATCAACCGGCCGATCCTGATCCTGCGCGGGGAGAACGGCTTCGTGTGCCACCACAAGAGCTCCAACACCTTGGATGCCAACCGCTCCGTCTACGACATCTTCACGCTACTCTTCAGCGACGGTGCCTACCAGATCAAAG GCTCGGGGGGGAAGTTCTGGTACATCTCCAGCTCCGGCCTGGTGTGCTCGGACGGGGAGGTGCCCGAGGACTTCTTCTTCGAGTTCCTGGAGCACGGGCGCGTGGCCATCAAGGGCAAGAACGGCAAGTACCTCCGAGGGGACCAGGGCGGCACCCTGAAGGCCGACACCGACTGTGTGGACAGCTCCTCTCTCTGGGAGTACTGA